A single genomic interval of Spinacia oleracea cultivar Varoflay chromosome 6, BTI_SOV_V1, whole genome shotgun sequence harbors:
- the LOC130463193 gene encoding uncharacterized protein: MAKNRGKNKFVVGSSSERENVPSGRLPKSSRGRPSERPLEKSSIGWDASEDERATSGERAGFSGVRRRYSEFPVHWSEADPKGKYASILHETTQIDGPLEKSVSGDWLVEAKLGNYHRKAEELYGIQHALGYWCELPEQERPRVTHPPRGFISVYTHHLENGLRFPLDPFVSEVLVSYNISLAQLTPKSMRHIIGFRWVCDFVNFPCSVAIFRDLHDLVLNHASKGDGYGWWTIVNKKSRKRGDPNYITAYPYLSSDHNWKTEWLLVRVPTDPKHPNFYRPPKWFVAPDPDMRGVAAPDRNHRHYVDLLQWFLAQEDNHRLPSSWLPNLNYILREDILAVAGLSRIFDREYGFSCIDPKKLGISLDLKTIHDPAPEYKFGKDNPRNPRLKDYVLSPLGVARISEVRADPWDSASSVEAVPVKVVLPELKTTSDPDQRKRKGSTLLRPSTHPKKAKASQPSEKEAVSEVMPPPKNLLHFMPLPGQKLKSVVVAEPPAVDQPLIEEDIIPSPLKPSAALGIEIQDITEVMEAIEADFVPGSDVPEVAGEKKESADLPFEREKSPDKEMIDLSGPEAAVPEVQKEVPSAGEEEQPEQGLTRKRRHSTLGSTSTSALDRLIHADPCSDVPLKRIPEEVREAMARYARAPILGEDPLAHVGSLVGPEAARENLLRANPQWRVPGAEERNPAMMAQYYLNEAVFWSSFASECSSVEEKQLRKYREAYARDIPILDQKAGQLLSELTELKQLYLHYSREARESAEKIGTEVGQLIFRVEEDAEKIASFAEEKKDMAAKFASELEEKDRLFQEMKSKFEAADKERTEAELRLHHFVQHRELIQQQADKVPVLRLKLREKDDYIRKLEQERVNLYTADQCREQYWNGILGARRMFAKHMPHFPWNEKVPLWMQAEDHLVECQADRDEAEAERQAALAEARAQKATSEGDTTAGGSSKDAPLGAASETPKS, translated from the exons atggcaaagaataggggcaaaaaCAAGTTCGttgttggctcctctagtgagagagagaacgtgccttcggggagGTTACCGAAATCTTCGAGGGGTCGACCTTCGGAGAGGCCGTTGGAGAAGAGTTcgattggttgggatgcttccgaaGATGAACGTGCAACCTCTGGTGAGAGAGCTGGCTTTTCGGGTGTTCGTCGTCGTTACtccgagtttccagttcattggtcggaagctgatccgaagggcaagtatgcctcaattttgcatgagaccacgcagatcgacggtccgttggagaaatcggtcagcggtgactggttggtggaagcgaagttagggaattatcatcggaaggccgaggagctatacggaattcagcatgccttggggtactggtgcgagcttcctgaacaagagcgtcctcgggtgactcatccaccgagggggttcatttccgtgtatactcaccatttggagaatggtctccgctttcctttggatccgttcgtatccgaggttttggtgtcgtacaacattagtttggcccagctcacacccaaatctatgaggcacataatcggatttagatgggtgtgtgacttcgtcaatttcccttgctctgtcgctatttttcgggatcttcacgatctggttctcaaccatgcttccaagggtgatgggtatggttggtggaccattgtcaacaagaagtcccgaaagaggggggatccgaactacatcacggcgtacccctaccttagctctgaccacaattggaagacggagtggttgctcgtccgtgtgccgacggatccgaagcatcccaacttttatcgtcctccgaagtggttcgtggctcctgatcctgatatgagggGTGTGGCGGCTCCAGATCGGAACCATCGCCACTATGTGGacctcctccagtggttcttggctcaagaggataaccaccgactgccgtctagctggctcccgaatctcaattacattctgagggaggacattcttgctgttgccggtctcagcaggatttttgacaggg agtacggctttagctgcattgatcctaagaagttgggcatttctttggatttgaagactattcacgacccggctcccgagtacaagttcggaaaagataaccctcgtaatcctcgtctgaaggattacgtgttgtctcctttgggggttgctcggatatccgaagttcgagctgatccgtgggattccgcCTCTTCTGTTGAAGCTGTTCCTGTGAAGGTTGTGCTTCCTGAGTTGAAGACGActtcggatccg gatcaacgcaaaaggaagggtagcactcttttgaggccttccacgcatccgaagaaagcgaaggcttctcagccctcggagaag GAAGCagtttcggaagtcatgcctcctcctaagaatcttcttcacttcatgcccttgccagggcagaagttaaagagtgtggtggttgctgaaCCGCCGGCCGTCGATCAGCCGCTgatcgaggaagatatcatccCTTCTCCCCTTAAACCATCTGCTGCTTTGGGGATCgaaatccaggatatcaccgaggtgatggaggcgattgaagccgattttgttcctggttcggatgtccctgaggtagctggggagaagaaggagtctgctgatcttcccttcgagagggagaagagtccagacaaggagatgatagatctctcgggccccgaagctgcggtccccgaggttcagaaggaggttccctctgctggagaggaggagcagcccgagcaaggtttgacgaggaagaggcgccactcgactttgggttctacttctacctcggccctggataggctgatccatgctgatccctgttcggatgttccgctaaaacggatccccgaagaagtaagggaggcgatggctcgatatgccagggctccgattttgggagaggaccctttggctcacgtgggatccttggtgggccccgaggctgctcgggagaatctgcttcgtgctaacccgcagtggagggttcctggggccgaagagaggaatccggcaatgatggcccagtactatctgaacgag gctgttttctggtcttcgttcgcttccgagtgtagctcggttgaggagaaacaactgaggaaatatcgtgaggcttatgctcgtgatattcccattttggaccagaaggctgggcaactcctctccgagcttacggaactcaagcagctgtaccttcactatagtcgcgaggctagagagtctgctgagaagatcgggaccgaggttggccagctcatcttccgagttgaagaggatgctgagaagatcgcttcctttgctgaggagaagaaggatatggccgctaagttcgctagcgaacttgaGGAAAAAGATAGACTCTTCCAGGAGATGAAGTCTAAATTTGAAGCGGCCGACAAGGAGCGTACAGAGGCGGAGTTAAGGCTCCACCATTTTGTCCAGCATCGGGAGCTGATCCAGCAGCAAGCTGATAAGGTGCCTGTCCTTCGGCTGAAGCTTCGGGAAAAAGATGACTATATTCGGAAGCTGGAGCAGGAGCGAGTcaacctctacactgctgatcagtgtagagagcagtactggaatggcatcctgggtgctcggcgcatgtttgcgaagcacatgcctcacttcccttggaacgagaaagttcctctatggatgcaggccgaggaccacttggtggaatgccaagctgatcgagatgaagctgaagctgaacgccaagctgctcttgcagaggctcgggcccagaaggcaacttccgaaggtgataccactgctgggggttcttcgaaggatgctcccctaggggccgcttctgagactcccaagagttag